From Parasteatoda tepidariorum isolate YZ-2023 chromosome 1, CAS_Ptep_4.0, whole genome shotgun sequence, one genomic window encodes:
- the LOC107447006 gene encoding innexin shaking-B-like has product MNIMNAKKRITDTDTIQTEKVKIDNAIFRLHHTYTVFVILLFTILVSVRELAGDHIECTRGALLSVPEDVINTYCWMNSRYTKPEHLNITVWNNRTNPEEKPVKYMHFYQWVIFLLLFQAAMFYVPKLLWVSWEGGTLRLLTTDLKVGRMEEREKEQKIHILADYFSSSWNRYDWYARKYFICQVLCLLNLVVQAFILDELLDQNFFTYGIFSCQYFFYGGKFDPMLDVFPRITSCTFYQFASDPTNIEKSSVLCVVALNNMYDKIYLFFWFWFCILFLLTLGSIFLFIMLFFIRPARVNYLCSVYGYDREEDMRTLVREASFGDWFILYQLGKNVDFIVFRDLVRVISHRIENESITFGAPHTDASTQVLSDDLRRAASMGWGSQKDQLGESTPYSIEIQIETVEEAQKSDPQTSDKRSDPRPYQRLGQRPEPRDQNQDRPSWMGEGTREHESLWVRLLRSVLSKL; this is encoded by the exons atgaaCATAATGAATGCCAAAAAGAGAATTACAGATACAGATACCATACAAACAGAAAAGGTCAAAATTGATAACGCAATATTCCGCTTGCATCACACTTATACAGTATTCGTTATTTTGCTTTTCACAATATTGGTATCTGTACGAGAGTTAGCTGGAGACCACATTGAATGTACCAGAGGAGCACTACTATCAGTACCAGAAGATGTTATAAATACGTATTGTTGGATGAATTCAAGGTATACAAAGCCAGAACACTTAAACATTAca GTATGGAATAATAGAACAAATCCAGAGGAAAAACCAGTGAAATATATGCACTTTTATCAGTgggtaatatttttacttctcttTCAAGCAGCGATGTTTTACGTACCCAAGTTGCTGTGGGTTTCCTGGGAAGGTGGTACATTAAGATTATTGACGACGGATCTTAAAGTTGGTCGAATGGAAGAAcgtgaaaaagaacaaaaaatacatatcttAGCCGACTATTTTAGCAGTAGCTGGAACAGATATGATTGGTATGCAAGAAAATACTTCATTTGTCAAGTTTTGTGTCTTTTGAATCTAGTTGTACAAGCTTTTATACTCGATGAActtttagatcaaaatttctttacctATGGAATCTTCtcttgtcaatattttttttatggtggGAAATTTGATCCGATGTTAGATGTGTTTCCACGAATCACATCATGCACATTTTACCAGTTTGCATCTGATCCGacaaatattgagaaaagcTCTGTACTTTGTGTCGTGGCTTTGAATAACATGTATgacaaaatttacttatttttttggttttggtTTTGCATTCTTTTTCTGTTGACATTAGgctcaattttcttatttatcatgttattttttattcgaccCGCCAGAGTAAATTATCTGTGTTCTGTATATGGGTATGATCGTGAGGAAGATATGCGCACTTTAGTTCGAGAGGCTTCGTTTGGCGATTGGTTCATTTTGTATCAACTCGGAAAAAATGTGGACTTTATTGTTTTCAGAGACCTCGTGCGTGTAATATCTCATAGAATCGAGAACGAATCGATAACCTTTGGCGCTCCACACACAGATGCATCTACACAGGTATTGAGTGACGACTTAAGACGAGCTGCTAGTATGGGATGGGGCAGTCAGAAAGATCAATTGGGTGAAAGTACTCCGTATTCGattgaaattcaaattgaaacagTCGAAGAAGCTCAGAAATCAGATCCACAAACATCAGACAAGAGATCAGATCCAAGACCCTACCAGAGATTAGGTCAGAGACCGGAACCGAGAGATCAGAACCAAGATCGTCCTTCATGGATGGGTGAAGGAACCAGAGAACATGAGAGCTTGTGGGTTAGACTTTTGAGAAGTGTATTGtccaaattataa